In Proteus vulgaris, one DNA window encodes the following:
- a CDS encoding ABC transporter substrate-binding protein — protein MSIRFGWRQSLVTLTCLAALSVPFATSAQTLKLAIGEEPTEGFDPMLGWSHGSYLLLHSPLLKQNADLSWYSNMLSDYQPSEDGKTWKLALKPDLKFSDGLPLTAKDIVFTYNNAAASGGKVDMGNFLSAKADDDLHVTITLKAPQSTFVNVLGSLGIVSADKYDEKTYAQKPIGAGPYRMVSFQPGQQLIVEANPYYAGQKNDFEKLIFVFLDEDAAFAAAQSGQLGIVRIPPATAAIAKNLPNTKLWERPSVENRGIVFPMVKSGEKNAQGYDIGNDITADIAIRKAINYALDRKLLSEQVLDGYAVPAYTGVKGLPWDQTEAVFKDGDVEKAKQILEDAGWKLNKNGIREKDGLEAKLTLWYTSGDATRRDLAESVRALVQPLGIQMDLKSGSWDTVERYMHSNPTLFGWGSLDPMELYHHYSENAAGVGYYNPGYYKNPEVEKHLQAALDAHTWQEAVPHWKAVEWDGKNGVGVKGDAAWAWLMNVQHTYLTNPCVDLGTGTPEIHGSWSLLNSVDTWKWTCQ, from the coding sequence ATGTCTATTCGGTTTGGTTGGCGGCAATCATTAGTAACTTTAACTTGCTTAGCCGCACTAAGCGTCCCTTTTGCAACATCTGCTCAAACGTTAAAACTGGCTATTGGCGAAGAGCCAACCGAAGGTTTTGACCCAATGTTGGGGTGGAGCCATGGTAGCTATTTACTTCTTCATAGCCCATTGTTAAAGCAAAATGCGGATCTCTCTTGGTATAGCAATATGTTAAGTGACTACCAGCCAAGTGAAGATGGCAAAACATGGAAATTAGCATTAAAACCCGATTTAAAATTTTCGGATGGCTTACCACTAACGGCAAAAGATATTGTATTTACTTATAACAATGCGGCTGCAAGTGGCGGTAAAGTAGATATGGGGAATTTTCTTTCTGCAAAAGCAGATGATGATTTACATGTCACTATTACCTTAAAAGCACCACAGAGTACGTTTGTTAATGTATTAGGTTCGTTAGGCATTGTCTCTGCTGATAAGTATGATGAAAAAACCTATGCACAAAAGCCAATTGGTGCAGGTCCTTATCGCATGGTCAGTTTCCAACCGGGCCAACAATTAATTGTTGAGGCTAACCCTTATTATGCAGGGCAGAAAAACGATTTTGAAAAGCTCATTTTTGTTTTTCTTGATGAAGATGCTGCCTTTGCCGCTGCTCAAAGTGGGCAATTAGGCATCGTTCGCATTCCACCAGCAACCGCGGCTATTGCTAAAAATTTACCTAATACAAAATTATGGGAAAGACCAAGTGTTGAAAATCGCGGTATTGTTTTCCCAATGGTAAAATCAGGTGAAAAGAATGCACAAGGCTATGATATAGGTAATGATATCACGGCTGATATCGCTATCCGTAAAGCTATAAATTATGCTCTTGACCGTAAATTACTGTCAGAACAAGTTCTTGATGGTTATGCGGTTCCCGCTTATACCGGTGTAAAAGGACTACCTTGGGATCAAACTGAAGCAGTATTTAAAGATGGTGATGTTGAAAAGGCAAAACAAATTCTTGAAGATGCAGGTTGGAAACTCAATAAAAATGGTATTCGTGAAAAAGACGGTTTAGAGGCTAAATTAACCTTGTGGTATACCAGTGGTGATGCGACACGTCGCGATTTAGCAGAGTCAGTTCGTGCATTAGTACAGCCCCTTGGTATTCAAATGGATCTTAAATCGGGGAGCTGGGATACCGTAGAGCGTTATATGCACTCAAATCCAACTTTATTTGGTTGGGGAAGTCTTGATCCTATGGAGTTATATCATCACTACAGCGAAAATGCAGCAGGTGTTGGTTATTATAATCCCGGCTATTATAAAAATCCTGAAGTGGAAAAACATCTGCAAGCAGCACTCGATGCTCATACATGGCAAGAAGCCGTTCCTCATTGGAAAGCCGTTGAGTGGGATGGTAAAAATGGCGTTGGCGTAAAAGGTGATGCTGCTTGGGCTTGGCTGATGAATGTGCAACACACTTACCTAACTAATCCTTGTGTTGATCTGGGTACAGGAACACCTGAAATCCATGGATCATGGTCATTATTAAATAGTGTAGATACTTGGAAGTGGACTTGTCAGTAA
- a CDS encoding ATP-binding cassette domain-containing protein, whose protein sequence is MPLLELKQLSVQQAGKMLWRDLSFSLEAGERLGISAPSGTGKTTLGRVLAQWQAPSSGKILLNQKPLSTKGYCPIQLVPQHPDKCFNPFRTTGDSLRDAWTPDEIWFEKLRIKQEWLTRRPNELSGGELARIALLRALDPRTQILIADEVTAQLDAQIQADIWRVLIEESQKRPLSLIIFSHNKTLLEKVSTKVWWVDDNKQFTTTSYLQQ, encoded by the coding sequence ATGCCACTTTTAGAGTTAAAACAATTATCTGTTCAGCAAGCAGGTAAGATGTTATGGCGAGATCTCTCCTTTTCGTTAGAAGCAGGAGAAAGGCTGGGTATTTCAGCACCAAGCGGTACAGGGAAAACGACTTTAGGTCGAGTTCTAGCGCAGTGGCAAGCACCATCCAGTGGTAAGATCCTACTTAACCAAAAGCCTTTATCGACTAAAGGTTATTGCCCTATCCAATTAGTTCCTCAACATCCTGATAAATGCTTTAATCCTTTTCGAACAACTGGAGATAGCCTCCGAGATGCTTGGACGCCTGATGAAATTTGGTTTGAAAAACTAAGAATAAAACAAGAGTGGTTAACGCGTAGACCGAATGAATTATCTGGTGGAGAATTAGCGCGTATCGCCTTACTAAGGGCGCTTGATCCTCGTACTCAAATCTTGATTGCTGATGAAGTGACTGCGCAATTAGATGCGCAAATTCAAGCCGATATTTGGCGAGTATTAATAGAAGAAAGCCAAAAACGTCCTTTAAGCTTGATAATCTTTAGTCACAATAAAACGTTACTTGAGAAGGTTTCGACAAAAGTGTGGTGGGTTGATGACAATAAACAATTTACGACAACATCGTATCTTCAACAGTAA
- a CDS encoding ABC transporter permease — MDLSVIRQSAGFFLRLLCLLLVTTAGVFILLSFSPIDPIKAYIGSDLLNVPPEQYPLIAARWGIDQPLWMRFWLWFSQIIQGDFGYSMLYNMPVIDVIRERAGPSFILLFSAWVFSGVIGVVMGLVAGRYLNRWPDRFISTLSYLLAALPTFWVGLLLLSLFSVTLHWAPICCAWPMGSSAETATLSQRFSHLILPMIALGLLGTGNIALHTRAKVAEVMGSEFIHFAKAQGDKGWAMMLFHVLRHAITPALCLQFASIGELLGGSLLAEKVFAYPGLGQATVDAGLRGDIPLLMGIVVFSTILIFFGNSISNTLLRRINKGILRDL, encoded by the coding sequence GTGGACTTGTCAGTAATACGTCAAAGTGCAGGTTTTTTCCTGCGATTACTCTGCCTGCTGTTGGTGACAACAGCGGGTGTTTTTATTTTATTAAGCTTTTCACCGATTGATCCTATCAAGGCTTATATCGGCAGTGATCTCTTGAATGTTCCTCCTGAACAATATCCTTTAATCGCAGCACGTTGGGGAATTGATCAGCCTTTATGGATGCGATTTTGGCTCTGGTTTAGCCAAATCATTCAAGGGGATTTTGGCTATTCCATGCTATATAACATGCCTGTTATTGATGTTATTCGTGAGCGTGCTGGACCTTCCTTTATTTTACTTTTTTCAGCGTGGGTATTTTCAGGCGTTATTGGTGTTGTGATGGGATTAGTGGCTGGTCGATACCTTAATCGTTGGCCAGATAGATTTATTTCTACTTTATCTTATTTATTAGCCGCGTTACCGACGTTCTGGGTAGGATTACTGCTGTTATCTCTGTTTTCTGTCACCTTACATTGGGCGCCAATTTGTTGTGCGTGGCCAATGGGAAGTAGCGCCGAAACAGCAACGTTAAGCCAACGTTTTTCTCATCTTATTTTACCCATGATTGCGCTTGGATTATTAGGTACTGGGAATATTGCGCTACATACTCGTGCGAAAGTTGCCGAAGTGATGGGCAGTGAATTTATCCATTTTGCTAAGGCTCAAGGTGATAAAGGTTGGGCTATGATGCTATTTCATGTTCTACGTCATGCCATTACGCCTGCACTTTGCTTACAGTTTGCATCAATTGGTGAATTACTTGGTGGCTCTCTTTTGGCTGAAAAAGTATTTGCTTATCCAGGCTTAGGTCAAGCGACGGTTGATGCGGGATTAAGAGGTGACATTCCTCTCTTAATGGGGATTGTTGTTTTCAGCACTATTTTGATTTTCTTTGGTAATAGTATTTCTAACACATTATTAAGACGTATTAATAAAGGAATTTTGCGAGACTTATGA
- a CDS encoding ABC transporter permease — protein sequence MIYDPNKPLLRLLLVTLALIGLVAYGFSVSHTDIAMDFLARNQAPSEQYWFGTDNLGRSLWLRCFQGMLSSLNIGVTSAIVSGAIALIFAGISSINRYCDFFVRGVVDALLALPHLLLLILICFTLGGGQQGVIWAVALTHWPKLALILRGEIQRIREADYVMLSRRIGNSPFECVKKHYIPMLLPQWIVGTLLMFPHAVLHSAALSFLGFGQAAHEPSLGLLLADALRYLSTGSWWMVVFPGLILMCLVLIFDQFAKAMQQLWLRGAGC from the coding sequence ATGATTTACGATCCCAACAAGCCTTTATTGAGATTGTTATTAGTTACCCTCGCACTGATAGGGTTAGTGGCTTACGGTTTTTCAGTTTCTCATACTGATATTGCAATGGATTTTTTGGCAAGAAACCAAGCGCCATCTGAGCAATATTGGTTTGGTACAGATAATCTAGGTCGTTCTTTGTGGTTACGTTGCTTTCAAGGGATGTTAAGTAGCCTCAATATCGGTGTGACAAGTGCCATTGTCAGTGGCGCAATTGCACTGATTTTTGCCGGTATCTCCTCGATCAATCGCTATTGTGATTTTTTTGTTCGAGGGGTTGTGGATGCACTTTTGGCATTACCACATTTGTTATTGTTGATTTTGATCTGCTTTACATTAGGGGGGGGGCAGCAAGGGGTGATTTGGGCAGTGGCATTAACTCATTGGCCTAAACTTGCGTTGATTTTACGAGGTGAAATTCAGCGTATCCGTGAAGCGGATTATGTGATGTTATCGCGTCGTATTGGCAATTCACCTTTTGAATGTGTAAAAAAACATTATATCCCCATGTTATTACCGCAGTGGATTGTGGGAACGTTACTGATGTTTCCTCATGCAGTATTACATAGCGCAGCATTAAGCTTTTTAGGATTTGGACAAGCAGCTCATGAGCCTTCTCTTGGTTTATTATTGGCTGATGCATTACGCTATTTAAGTACAGGTTCTTGGTGGATGGTGGTGTTTCCGGGATTGATTTTAATGTGTCTAGTATTGATTTTCGATCAATTTGCTAAAGCAATGCAACAATTGTGGTTAAGAGGAGCAGGATGTTAA
- a CDS encoding glycosyltransferase, protein MSSFAPQLSIVVAVYNGEKFLSQFFSYLQTQKLESWELILVDDGSKDSSLKILNEWKDKFPDVTILTQENQGVSVARNTGFHVARGKYVAFPDIDDVIDARMYSRLLEIALADDLDIATCNGNYVYADGRPSRPIFPSNRLHSTDVLTGPQWLKIALNSKKFLHVTWLNIYRREFLLAHGYYFEPGLHHQDIPWTTEALLTAKRVKYIDERYYDYFIHSESVSHATPNDTIHVRTIHNYMKILEMLDAINQKHKDIVKNINACYWQIAKEGLGIIHSIGAIQSIEVKKQIVKELFDRGIWALIWQNAKDFRLRWRLGRRYFKLKKILNS, encoded by the coding sequence ATGTCTTCTTTTGCGCCTCAATTAAGTATTGTTGTTGCTGTTTACAATGGCGAAAAATTCTTATCTCAGTTTTTTAGCTACTTACAAACACAAAAACTAGAAAGTTGGGAGCTTATTCTTGTTGATGATGGTTCTAAAGATAGTTCTCTAAAAATACTTAATGAATGGAAAGATAAATTCCCTGATGTCACTATTTTGACACAAGAAAACCAAGGCGTTTCTGTTGCTCGTAATACTGGTTTTCATGTTGCTCGTGGAAAATATGTCGCTTTTCCGGATATAGACGATGTTATCGATGCCAGAATGTATTCTCGTTTGCTCGAAATCGCTCTTGCTGATGATTTAGATATTGCGACTTGCAATGGTAATTATGTTTATGCCGATGGACGTCCTTCACGTCCTATTTTCCCATCTAACCGATTACATTCAACGGATGTTTTAACGGGACCACAGTGGTTAAAAATAGCATTAAACTCTAAAAAATTCTTACATGTAACTTGGTTGAATATTTATCGACGCGAATTTCTACTTGCACATGGTTATTATTTTGAGCCAGGCTTACATCATCAAGATATTCCATGGACAACGGAGGCATTATTAACTGCCAAACGTGTTAAATATATTGATGAGCGTTATTACGACTATTTTATTCACTCTGAATCTGTTTCTCATGCAACGCCTAATGATACTATTCATGTTCGAACTATTCATAATTACATGAAAATATTAGAGATGCTTGATGCTATTAATCAAAAGCATAAGGATATCGTTAAAAATATTAATGCATGTTATTGGCAAATTGCAAAAGAAGGTTTAGGAATTATTCATTCAATCGGCGCTATTCAATCTATTGAAGTTAAAAAACAAATAGTTAAAGAGCTTTTTGATAGAGGAATTTGGGCACTTATCTGGCAGAATGCAAAAGATTTTAGATTACGTTGGCGTTTAGGCCGGCGCTATTTTAAATTAAAGAAAATATTAAATTCATAA
- a CDS encoding ATP-binding cassette domain-containing protein, which translates to MLSFEQLSIDIAQFRWLGKRNWQPLLKSISLDIKPGKMLALVGGSGEGKSLLLQSALGLLPANMRVRGAIKLNGHTLSERELIAYRGNTFCYIPQGVTALNPLICIGEQLSRSAHLSGAEVTSDDIVQQLGLYHLSGSLVKTYPAKLSGGMAKRVLACNATLSNAQYILADEITSWLDDEHACLLLGHLRELCNQGKSVLWVTHDLALAARFADTIAVLNQGEVNEVIPATVLNRHEGSEWLKTLWNALPEQQFINTKETSLNPL; encoded by the coding sequence ATGTTAAGTTTTGAGCAACTATCCATTGATATTGCACAATTTCGTTGGCTAGGAAAACGAAATTGGCAACCGTTGCTAAAATCAATCTCTCTGGATATTAAACCGGGAAAGATGCTTGCTTTAGTTGGCGGTAGCGGTGAAGGTAAAAGCTTACTACTACAAAGCGCACTGGGGTTATTGCCTGCAAATATGCGAGTGCGTGGTGCGATCAAACTGAATGGGCATACATTGAGTGAGCGAGAGCTGATTGCATACCGTGGTAATACTTTTTGTTATATTCCTCAGGGCGTGACAGCACTTAATCCTTTAATTTGTATCGGTGAACAATTAAGCCGCTCAGCGCATTTGAGTGGTGCTGAAGTTACATCAGATGATATTGTGCAGCAATTAGGGCTTTATCATCTATCAGGCTCGTTAGTTAAAACCTATCCGGCCAAACTTTCAGGTGGTATGGCAAAACGTGTATTAGCCTGTAATGCAACATTATCTAATGCTCAATATATATTGGCTGATGAAATTACCTCATGGCTTGATGATGAGCATGCATGTCTGTTGCTTGGGCATTTAAGAGAGTTATGCAATCAGGGTAAATCAGTGCTTTGGGTAACACATGATTTAGCTCTTGCTGCTCGTTTCGCAGATACGATAGCGGTACTTAATCAAGGTGAGGTCAATGAAGTTATCCCTGCTACGGTGCTTAATCGTCACGAAGGTAGCGAATGGTTAAAAACACTGTGGAATGCATTACCTGAACAACAATTTATTAATACAAAAGAAACATCACTTAATCCATTATAA